AGATGCtgttaaggaagaaaacttgaaactgaaatcagaaaacCAAGTTCTTGGACAGTATATAGAAAACCTGATGTCAGCATCTAGTGTTTTCCAAACCACtgacacaaaaagcaaaaggaagtaAGGGTTGGCTCACAAGTGATGTCATTGTATTGctgctgtcttttttgttttaa
This region of Coturnix japonica isolate 7356 chromosome 4, Coturnix japonica 2.1, whole genome shotgun sequence genomic DNA includes:
- the SCOC gene encoding short coiled-coil protein isoform X2, which codes for MMNADMDAVEAENQVELEEKTRLINQVLELQHTLEDLSARVDAVKEENLKLKSENQVLGQYIENLMSASSVFQTTDTKSKRK